Genomic window (Vitis riparia cultivar Riparia Gloire de Montpellier isolate 1030 chromosome 4, EGFV_Vit.rip_1.0, whole genome shotgun sequence):
attaaacaatataattCAAACTCATCTAAGTATCCACcaaaatgaacaactctagttaatttgaaaaataaaaaaataaaattaggatttcatactatttcctaaattaaaaatatgaaaattatgaattaatcataataatgaaatatatatttcaatcaCAATTCTGTAAATCTGAATATAAGCAGATCCAAATaactattaatttaaaaattcacaaCTTTTTTTAGCTACTAGATATAACTAGAAACcccaattattattttattactaatttttaacTAATCACATAATTaactattataaaattttaattatgagaataaattataatattttagaaatatgttaaaattatatcttttttcaattattagttttcaaataaaaataaaaataatatttaattttatcaaaataatttcatattcaaatatgaataaaaacaaataacttaatacttaataacgacattcaaatattaataaaataaataaacaacctaaaaacttaatggtaataagttatattcaaatttaagttaaattcagatatatttatatttgaggctgaaaaaaaataaaaaataaaaaaacataaaacaccACCTAACTTTCTTTTAGATTCAAGTTCAAATGTTCCATTAATGCTGTCCAAAAATTCAGAGTTCGAAAAATGCCATTATGGCAATTAAATGTTGTCAAGTATAATCGTACATAAGTCAATTTACAACTTGAGATACCAATGTCATATTCTCTTAAAGCTAAACATGAAACCAATGTCATAGCctccatcatcatcaaataaacatgaaaatgaaaaaccaaGTAGACGTGCTACTCAGATAAACGACACTGAAGGGCCAAAACAATGTCAAAATACACATTCTTGCAAAAGAGGAGCAAAATAATACAACTTAAgatacctcaaattttaaaccaGAACCATGGAGCTTCTCTTCAGTTATATGATCTAATCTATCAAGCATCTCAGCTGTCAAATAGTTCACCCAATCTCCAACTTGACCTCGTCTAAAGAATGCGCTGTGTTCCTCCCCTGATGACAGTTTCCCATTCTTATTCACCTCCAAATTGCTCAAGTTCTCAAAGCTGCACAGCTGTAATATCTCATCCACCACACATCTGGTTTCTTCCTCTGGGCAAAATGGGCACCCCAAGAACTCAGCCAGTCTCCTTAACTGAACATGGGGTTGTGCTTTCATCTCCTCATACTTCAAGAAAAGTATCTTCTCAGGCTTTTCCAAACTTTCCTTCCAATAACCCAACACATGGTCCCAAAAGGGTCCAGACAAACTCACTCCCCTACAGAACTTATCAAAAACCTCCTCGAGCAGATTAGTCCCCATATTCTCGAGTCTCAACTTATTAGTGAACTGCCAAAATGACACGAAGGTGTCCCTGGGGTTCCTACATAGATACACAAGCTTGCAACCTGAGGTATTCACAGATTCTGGCAGAGATGTGAATGGTAAATGAGTTGAAAAGAGCCTTGGAGGAGTAAATGAGGTGAGATCAGGAACCTTGCTTTCAGCATAGAGCTTAATCTCTAAGAAGGGCACGAGTTCATGAGGGTTGTTTGTGAGCAATGGGTGGTGTCGGGCATCAGGAAATCTAACCCTTTTCAATAAGGCAAAGGCCATTGCCTTCAACCACGTGGTGCCTGATTTGGGAGTGGTGACAAGGAGGATGTCAGGATCGTGAGCTTGGAAGTGTTGTTGGCATGCCACTACCCCTTTCAAATGCCTGGATGTATGCCAAAAGCCTTGGTATTGAAAGAGATGAGATGTAACCCAACCCTTCTCTCTGGGGAGGGAGGACAGTAAGTCCCTGTGTTCCTGAGTTACTTCATCTTCTTGCAAATACTCAGGAAGAGGAAGAGGGAGTTGAGAGCTTGACATGGTAGTCTGCAATGGAGAATCACCTTGTTTATGTGGGTGACGAATAGTATATTCGTCAGTAAGTCCCTTTGCTACTCAGTAAGcccctttttcattttgttttgttttgtttttccttatttctttttgggacaattgtgttttcaacCCTATAACCAAGATAAGGTCCTCCAACCACCCATAATTGATTATAAGAATATGAGATAGTAATCGATAAAAATACCcacttgactcatttttgtctttattctaccacttgccactattatttcttatttaacaatttttggatttttcattatttttttaaactcttttataaataattgaaaaatcaacattattttttatttttaaattataaataaacaaaaattatattaatgattcaaagactattttggaaaatactttctaaaaaaatattaatttaaataaataaaaattatcttttacatttatttttatcatttacatttagaagtaaataatttaatgattaaaatactgtttaaaataaatatattcactattttaattttttttatactaaaaagtattttaaagtttttttactattataaaataaaaagtttaattttttttttaaattttcttccttccttattttaataaccttttgaacatgacttttagtaatatgttacataaaatgttacaaatttgtttattaaggatttttttgaatgatttgaattaactgaaaatttattaaaatgagaaaaagaaaaagaaagaaagaggatggatgaagagtttttattttaagtactcaattaaaatgttttcatatgacctaattttagaagtgaattatatcaatacatagtagagattgaatttttcttatataaaatagttgaaagatatatttacttattttagatgaaaacaagtagttaaaaattatatagattatatttgagtttggttttaaaatatttttctaatttttatttttatttttattttttaaaaaataatttttattttctatattctctttttgaaaatacgtttaattaaaaaatgaaaaatatttttaaaaatgaaaattgaaaaccttgtttagtactattttttttatatgaaaataaaaaaattatttattcatttattgcgcCACTGTGCAATTGTATTACATTAATAGTACAAtgaaaatgtactaagtgtacaaagttgtacaaggctaccctttgtgaaagattataatagattatgagttattcttttaattttcttatcacTCACGAATTGTACacatatgtcatgcactttattttgATTCCCGCATGgaaattccaatactttccctaataatgatatttggggaaaaaaaaattgatcttaagtcatccaccatcttctcaactaaaccattggaaatatggttaaacactcctacgtggacacataacttaggagggatataaaatttgtgtcattgtacaagagtattacactaactgtacaagggaaatgtattaattgtacaaaggtgtacaatattaccctttgtgaattattttaatcaattctaaaccactttttttttattttccttatcacCCAAGGATTGTACGCCTATgccatgcattttatttaactcttgcatggaaattccaatattttttcccaataatgatatttgggggaAAATTTTTTGaccctaagtcatccaccattttcttaaccaaatcattgaaaatatgattaatacatCTACATGAACATATAACTTTTgagagatatgaaatttgtgtcacttTGAATCCTTATTGAGAGATTAGGAATGATATGACAATTTAAGCTAAACCCCTCAGTGAATGTCCAACTCTAAAAAGGTTATAATGGGCTTATAAAAGCATCTAAGCTCTAAGGGATCGGTATCTCAAAgtttccaaactcaatttgcatgaaatatttaaaatcttccCTATTCTGGTAGATTCTATACAAGTGCTCAAACGCACTTACCACCACTCAAGTGCCTTGGGCGTTTAAGTGTTGGTCTTGCTTTTGAGTAGTCCCAATGCTTAAGCATTGTTTCTATTACTCGAGCGGCCttgcatttttcaaaatattatttgaatatttttaattaaataaaaaaataccgaTCCATTTAATCTTTTAATTAAGTACCTAACTTGTCACAAGCCAAACCTTTTAAGATTTACCTGTGACTTTTCGGTTGAGTGAACAATAACCTTTGTTAGGACATTAAATCTTGCTTAtatgttgaaaatttattacaatttaattttagtcAAATAAGTCCTGCTTAGATAATGACTTACTTTCCaatgaagatcaagggttgttgtttgACCAATCAAAAAGTCACAGCAACGTCTAAAGAGGTTTGACTTGTGGCATATTAGGCTCCTTTAAGGTATAAAGAGAATCGgtatttttttctcaagttaaacatgtttttatttatttttaaagagaaactAACCACTCAAGCGGTTAAATGGCTTAAGCCGTGTAAGTCCACTCAAGCGGTTAGGACCACTCAAGCGGTCATACCCATTTGTCGagatttttttcacataaactAAATTTAGAACTCTTCCAAAATCGAATCTCTTTAGGCTTTTTACTTGTATATGCCTCATTATAACCTCTTGAGAGTaagaaatcatataattttttaaagggtTTCATTGAGGAGAACGACTAAAGTGTCACACCATTCCCAATCTCTCATACACAGGATTCAAGTGTTGAATCTTGAGTTAAAGAGCTTCATCCCTTC
Coding sequences:
- the LOC117913361 gene encoding cytosolic sulfotransferase 12-like; the protein is MSSSQLPLPLPEYLQEDEVTQEHRDLLSSLPREKGWVTSHLFQYQGFWHTSRHLKGVVACQQHFQAHDPDILLVTTPKSGTTWLKAMAFALLKRVRFPDARHHPLLTNNPHELVPFLEIKLYAESKVPDLTSFTPPRLFSTHLPFTSLPESVNTSGCKLVYLCRNPRDTFVSFWQFTNKLRLENMGTNLLEEVFDKFCRGVSLSGPFWDHVLGYWKESLEKPEKILFLKYEEMKAQPHVQLRRLAEFLGCPFCPEEETRCVVDEILQLCSFENLSNLEVNKNGKLSSGEEHSAFFRRGQVGDWVNYLTAEMLDRLDHITEEKLHGSGLKFEVS